The proteins below are encoded in one region of Arthrobacter sp. CJ23:
- a CDS encoding type II secretion system F family protein, which produces MTPIAWLIIAIVILPLAYFTWSLLTTDRKSLVAIQANLGSGFAQGGINSTQRPAPFVGLSKKLMPGGYAAKLDEWLALAGRPASFPLERLIAVKPVLGLTGALLGLLLISSNPTPASVGIGLFITIFCYFLPDLLVYNTGIKRQEAMQLEFPNTLDQMLISVEAGLGFESAMDRAASYGGGPLALELRRTLQDIQVGRPRQEAYEALAARSSLPDLRSFVRAVIQADKYGIGIAKVLRVQAKQARVKRRQNAEEKAMKLPVKVLFPLLFCIFPVLFIVLLGPAVLKIIEAFS; this is translated from the coding sequence ATGACTCCCATAGCATGGCTGATAATTGCCATTGTCATACTGCCACTGGCGTACTTCACGTGGTCGCTCCTGACGACGGACCGGAAATCCCTCGTGGCAATCCAAGCCAATCTGGGATCTGGATTTGCCCAGGGGGGCATCAATTCAACTCAGCGGCCAGCTCCGTTTGTAGGGCTCTCCAAGAAGTTGATGCCGGGTGGCTACGCGGCCAAACTGGATGAGTGGCTGGCCTTGGCGGGACGGCCGGCATCCTTTCCCTTGGAAAGGCTGATCGCCGTCAAACCGGTCCTGGGACTGACAGGGGCACTGCTTGGCCTCTTGCTGATTAGTTCCAATCCGACTCCGGCCAGCGTCGGAATCGGATTGTTCATCACGATCTTCTGCTATTTTCTTCCGGACCTGCTGGTTTACAACACTGGCATCAAGCGCCAGGAAGCCATGCAGTTGGAATTCCCCAATACCTTGGACCAGATGCTCATCTCAGTGGAAGCAGGTCTCGGCTTCGAATCCGCCATGGACAGGGCCGCCTCGTACGGCGGTGGACCCCTCGCGTTGGAACTCCGCCGAACGCTTCAGGACATCCAAGTTGGGCGCCCACGCCAGGAAGCCTACGAGGCCCTGGCGGCGCGATCATCATTGCCGGATTTGCGGAGTTTCGTCAGAGCCGTGATCCAAGCCGACAAGTATGGAATCGGCATCGCCAAGGTGCTACGGGTGCAGGCGAAGCAGGCACGCGTCAAAAGGCGTCAGAATGCGGAAGAGAAGGCCATGAAGCTGCCTGTCAAGGTGCTCTTCCCCTTGCTGTTCTGCATCTTCCCGGTGCTGTTCATAGTCCTTCTTGGGCCGGCCGTCCTGAAGATCATTGAGGCCTTCAGCTAG
- a CDS encoding tRNA pseudouridine(38-40) synthase TruA, producing MNEQKPAAPVLGGGGFLRVRLDLSYDGGPFNGWAVQPGLRTVQGSLEEALALILQRPVRVTVAGRTDAGVHARGQVVHLDLTEAEWLGLPRGHELDPAVALLRRLRGALSRGLGDLTGAVEVHDAGLAPEGFDARFSALWRRYSYRIADGPAGWDPLMRGLTLWHKASLDVALLNEGAAQLLGLQDFRSYCKPREGATTIRELQRFEFARGSDGVITATVQADAFCHNMVRSLVGSALRVGEGLEAPQWLHERLLARTRDAKSVLAAPHPLVLEEVAYPSDAELLARAELTRARRE from the coding sequence ATGAACGAACAAAAACCCGCTGCCCCCGTTTTGGGGGGCGGCGGGTTTTTGCGTGTCCGGCTTGATCTTTCCTACGACGGCGGCCCGTTCAACGGCTGGGCCGTGCAGCCCGGGCTGCGGACCGTCCAGGGCTCCTTGGAGGAAGCCCTCGCCTTGATCCTGCAGCGTCCCGTCCGCGTTACCGTGGCCGGCCGCACCGACGCCGGCGTCCACGCCCGCGGCCAGGTGGTCCATCTGGACCTGACAGAGGCTGAGTGGCTGGGACTGCCGCGCGGGCACGAACTCGATCCCGCCGTCGCGCTCCTGCGCCGCCTCCGCGGGGCGCTGAGCCGCGGGCTGGGCGACCTGACGGGGGCCGTGGAAGTGCACGACGCCGGCCTGGCGCCGGAGGGTTTCGACGCGCGGTTCTCTGCCTTGTGGCGCCGCTACAGTTACCGCATCGCGGACGGTCCCGCCGGCTGGGACCCGCTCATGCGCGGGCTCACGCTCTGGCACAAGGCGTCTTTGGATGTTGCCCTGCTGAACGAGGGCGCCGCGCAGCTGCTGGGGCTGCAGGACTTCCGTTCCTACTGCAAGCCGCGTGAAGGTGCCACCACCATCCGTGAGTTGCAGCGTTTTGAGTTCGCCCGGGGGAGCGACGGCGTCATCACTGCCACGGTGCAGGCCGACGCCTTCTGCCACAACATGGTGCGCTCCCTGGTGGGTTCTGCGCTGCGCGTCGGGGAAGGGCTTGAGGCTCCGCAATGGCTCCACGAGCGCCTGCTGGCCAGGACGCGCGACGCCAAGTCCGTACTGGCCGCCCCGCACCCGCTGGTGCTTGAGGAGGTGGCCTACCCCTCGGATGCAGAGCTGCTGGCGCGGGCCGAACTCACCAGGGCCCGCCGGGAATAG